Proteins from a genomic interval of Gluconacetobacter diazotrophicus PA1 5:
- a CDS encoding RrF2 family transcriptional regulator: MLLRRDRAMIAVLIMLDVAFHAGRSGTVSAADIAERAGLARRGIEPLLQTLSRSSLLESVRGPRGGYRLGRPRRDITLADIVEIATADDSSSDDGPVGALFTKVIEPCWQKLDDTLSTQCRKLTLDDLVRRAESSGMRRPMAEPITFSI, encoded by the coding sequence ATGCTTCTTCGGCGTGACAGGGCCATGATCGCGGTGCTCATCATGCTCGACGTCGCATTCCATGCCGGGCGAAGCGGTACCGTCAGCGCCGCCGACATCGCCGAACGCGCCGGCCTGGCCCGGCGCGGGATCGAGCCGCTGCTGCAGACATTGTCGCGGTCCAGCCTGCTGGAAAGCGTGCGCGGGCCGCGCGGCGGCTACCGCCTGGGCCGGCCCCGGCGGGATATCACCCTGGCCGACATCGTCGAAATCGCGACCGCCGATGATTCGTCGTCCGATGACGGGCCGGTGGGCGCGCTGTTCACCAAGGTGATCGAACCCTGCTGGCAGAAGCTGGACGACACGCTGTCCACCCAGTGCCGCAAGCTGACCCTGGACGACCTGGTCCGCCGCGCGGAATCCAGCGGCATGCGCCGGCCCATGGCGGAACCCATCACCTTCTCGATCTGA
- the cysK gene encoding cysteine synthase A: MDNTAVDDRLGLARPRGRVYDSIVDTVGGTPLVALPHLTREDEIASRILLKLEFFNPLGSVKDRIGAAMVLAAEQRGDITPGRTVLVEPTSGNTGISLAFVAAARGYRLIVTMPEGASLERRKMLRLLDAELELTPARLGMAGAIARAEDILNNTPDAWMPRQFDNPDNPAVHAATTAEEIWTDTDGAVDIVVAGVGTGGTASGIAHALKPRKPGLAVYGVEPVESAILNGDEAGPHGIQGIGPGFCPRTLDLPALDGVLTVSEREAIAAARRCARLDGVPIGISSGAALHAALKLAERPENAGKTIVVIAPSFAERYLSTSLFTGLA, encoded by the coding sequence ATGGACAACACGGCGGTGGACGACCGGCTGGGCCTGGCGCGCCCGCGGGGGCGGGTGTACGATTCGATCGTCGATACGGTCGGCGGCACGCCGCTGGTGGCCCTGCCGCACCTGACGCGCGAGGACGAGATTGCCAGCCGCATCCTGCTGAAGCTGGAATTCTTCAACCCGCTGGGATCGGTCAAGGACCGCATCGGCGCGGCCATGGTGCTGGCCGCCGAACAGCGGGGCGACATCACGCCCGGCCGGACGGTGCTGGTCGAGCCGACATCGGGCAATACCGGCATTTCGCTGGCCTTCGTCGCCGCCGCGCGCGGCTATCGCCTGATCGTGACCATGCCCGAGGGCGCGTCGCTGGAGCGGCGCAAGATGCTGCGCCTGCTGGATGCGGAACTGGAACTGACGCCGGCCCGACTGGGCATGGCCGGGGCCATCGCCCGGGCCGAGGACATCCTGAACAATACGCCCGACGCCTGGATGCCGCGCCAGTTCGACAATCCCGACAACCCGGCCGTCCACGCCGCCACCACGGCCGAGGAAATCTGGACCGACACGGACGGCGCGGTGGATATCGTGGTGGCGGGCGTGGGCACCGGCGGCACCGCCAGCGGCATCGCCCATGCGCTGAAGCCGCGCAAGCCTGGCCTGGCGGTCTATGGGGTGGAACCGGTCGAAAGCGCGATCCTGAACGGGGACGAGGCCGGGCCCCACGGCATCCAGGGCATCGGCCCCGGCTTCTGCCCCCGCACGCTGGACCTGCCGGCGCTGGACGGCGTGCTGACGGTGTCCGAGCGCGAGGCCATCGCCGCCGCCCGCCGCTGCGCGCGGCTGGACGGGGTGCCGATCGGCATTTCCTCGGGCGCCGCGCTGCATGCTGCCCTGAAGCTGGCCGAACGGCCGGAAAACGCGGGCAAGACGATCGTGGTCATCGCGCCCTCGTTCGCCGAACGCTACCTGTCCACGTCGCTGTTCACCGGCCTGGCCTGA
- a CDS encoding YceI family protein, with amino-acid sequence MRLSPLGAVLLGTALLAPTAPALAAEWTIDPAHSTITFTGTQTGAAFTGHFKRFGGTIIFDPAHPDAGHALVTIDVASAVTGDRQRDEALPGADWFNVAAFPKATFEATHFQSRGGNAYTAQGELSIRGVGQPETLPFTLDITGTTAHAKGHLTLIRSPFGIGQGPWASGQWVALDVGVDIDVTAQSS; translated from the coding sequence ATGCGTCTTTCCCCCCTGGGAGCCGTGCTTCTCGGCACGGCCCTGCTCGCCCCCACCGCGCCGGCCCTGGCCGCCGAGTGGACGATCGATCCGGCCCACAGCACGATCACCTTTACCGGCACGCAGACCGGCGCCGCGTTCACCGGCCATTTCAAACGCTTCGGCGGCACGATCATCTTCGATCCCGCCCACCCGGACGCCGGGCACGCCCTGGTCACGATCGACGTCGCCAGCGCCGTGACCGGCGACCGGCAGCGCGACGAGGCCCTGCCGGGCGCCGACTGGTTCAATGTCGCGGCGTTCCCCAAGGCGACGTTCGAGGCCACGCATTTCCAGTCCAGGGGCGGGAATGCCTACACGGCCCAGGGCGAGTTGAGCATACGCGGCGTCGGCCAGCCGGAAACGCTGCCGTTCACGCTGGATATCACCGGCACGACCGCACACGCCAAGGGCCATCTCACCCTGATCCGCTCGCCGTTCGGCATCGGCCAGGGCCCATGGGCAAGCGGCCAGTGGGTGGCGCTGGACGTCGGTGTCGACATCGACGTGACCGCGCAGTCCTCATAG
- a CDS encoding cytochrome b, whose translation MPAASDTAGAPGRYSLVAIILHWVIAAGILALIGMGLAMDHLSLPPMQVFKLYQLHKSIGVTVMLAVVLRILWRLFHTPPALPATLPEIERKAAHGTHGLLYGLQILLPLSGWALVSASVFNIPTVLYGVVPWPHLPVLASLHDKAPVEAALKTLHHWSAWILTAVIALHVAAALRHHVILKDGVLRQMLPTRHDAARPSQPA comes from the coding sequence ATGCCGGCCGCCTCCGACACGGCCGGCGCCCCCGGCCGCTACAGCCTGGTCGCGATCATCCTCCATTGGGTGATCGCGGCGGGCATCCTGGCCCTGATCGGCATGGGCCTGGCCATGGACCATCTGTCCCTGCCGCCCATGCAGGTCTTCAAGCTTTACCAACTGCATAAATCGATCGGCGTCACCGTCATGCTGGCGGTCGTACTGCGCATCCTCTGGCGGCTGTTCCACACGCCGCCCGCCCTGCCGGCCACGCTGCCCGAAATCGAACGCAAGGCCGCGCATGGCACGCACGGGCTGCTGTACGGGCTGCAGATCCTGCTTCCGCTCAGCGGCTGGGCGCTGGTCTCGGCTTCGGTCTTCAATATCCCGACCGTGCTGTATGGCGTCGTGCCGTGGCCGCACCTGCCGGTCCTGGCCAGCCTGCACGACAAGGCCCCGGTCGAAGCCGCGCTGAAGACCCTGCATCACTGGAGCGCATGGATCCTGACGGCGGTCATCGCCCTGCATGTCGCCGCCGCGCTGCGCCATCATGTCATCCTGAAGGACGGCGTCCTGCGGCAGATGCTGCCCACCCGCCACGACGCCGCCAGACCGTCGCAACCTGCCTGA
- a CDS encoding YceI family protein, translating into MFRSLLSASAAATVLLAVTAGAVSAQTPAKPADVQGGTYQVEPSHTQVGFSLLHFGFTYYSGLFSNVSGTLTLDPKAPSGSALNVTIPVASVQTTSGKLDEELKGAEWFDAAQFPNATFTSTKVIPTGKDRATVTGNLTIHGITKPETLKVRFIGAGVNPMDKKYTVGFEATGTVNRSDFGVKKYVPYVGDAVDLHIAGAFERQG; encoded by the coding sequence ATGTTTCGTTCCCTTCTTTCGGCGTCCGCCGCCGCAACCGTCCTGCTCGCCGTCACGGCCGGCGCCGTCTCGGCCCAGACCCCGGCCAAGCCCGCCGACGTGCAGGGCGGCACCTACCAGGTCGAACCCAGCCACACGCAGGTCGGCTTCTCGCTGCTGCATTTCGGCTTCACCTATTATTCGGGCCTGTTCTCGAACGTATCGGGCACCCTGACGCTCGATCCCAAGGCGCCGTCCGGCTCGGCCCTGAACGTCACCATTCCCGTCGCGTCCGTGCAGACGACCAGCGGGAAGCTGGACGAGGAACTGAAGGGCGCGGAATGGTTCGATGCCGCCCAATTCCCCAACGCCACCTTCACCTCGACGAAGGTCATCCCCACCGGCAAGGATCGCGCGACCGTCACGGGCAACCTGACGATCCACGGCATCACGAAGCCTGAAACGCTGAAGGTGCGCTTCATCGGCGCGGGCGTGAACCCGATGGACAAGAAATACACCGTCGGCTTCGAGGCGACCGGCACGGTCAACCGCAGCGATTTCGGCGTGAAGAAGTATGTCCCCTATGTCGGCGACGCGGTGGACCTGCATATCGCCGGCGCGTTCGAACGCCAGGGCTGA
- the wrbA gene encoding NAD(P)H:quinone oxidoreductase — translation MTKVLVLYYSTYGHIETMAEAVAEGVRAAGAQADIKRVPETVPEDVARTHHFKLDQAAPIATPADLEAYDAIIVGTPTRFGRMASQMASFWDQTGGLWMKGALIGKVGAAFTSTATQHGGQETTLFSVITNLLHQGMVISGLPYNFQGQMRLDEITGGAPYGATTIAAGDGSRAVSDNERDGARFLGQHVAQIAAKLSA, via the coding sequence ATGACCAAGGTTCTCGTTCTTTACTATTCCACCTACGGCCACATCGAAACGATGGCCGAAGCGGTGGCCGAGGGCGTGCGCGCCGCCGGGGCGCAGGCCGACATCAAGCGCGTGCCGGAAACGGTGCCGGAAGACGTTGCCCGCACCCACCATTTCAAGCTGGACCAGGCCGCGCCGATCGCGACACCGGCCGACCTGGAAGCCTATGACGCGATCATCGTCGGCACGCCGACGCGCTTCGGCCGCATGGCGTCGCAGATGGCCAGCTTCTGGGACCAGACCGGCGGCCTGTGGATGAAGGGCGCGCTGATCGGCAAGGTGGGCGCGGCCTTCACCTCCACCGCGACGCAGCATGGCGGTCAGGAAACCACCCTGTTCTCCGTCATCACCAACCTGCTGCACCAGGGCATGGTCATCAGCGGCCTGCCCTATAATTTCCAGGGCCAGATGCGCCTGGACGAGATCACCGGCGGCGCGCCCTACGGCGCCACGACGATCGCGGCCGGCGACGGATCGCGCGCGGTCAGCGACAACGAACGCGATGGCGCCCGCTTCCTCGGCCAGCATGTGGCGCAGATCGCCGCCAAGCTTTCCGCTTAA
- a CDS encoding putative quinol monooxygenase — protein sequence MTAPGCTLTATLRARPERREELLALLSTFIDKSRSEPGCLEYQLQVSKDDPLVFMFYENWVERADLDRHMALPYQQDWFKRQPELLAQPAEMKFFDMVSDYDR from the coding sequence ATGACCGCTCCAGGCTGCACCCTGACCGCGACCCTGCGCGCCCGGCCCGAGAGGCGCGAGGAGCTTCTGGCCCTGCTCAGCACCTTCATCGACAAGTCCCGCAGCGAGCCCGGGTGCCTGGAATACCAGCTCCAGGTCAGCAAGGATGACCCGCTGGTCTTCATGTTCTATGAAAACTGGGTCGAGCGGGCGGACCTCGACCGCCACATGGCGCTGCCCTACCAGCAGGACTGGTTCAAGCGCCAGCCCGAGCTGCTGGCCCAGCCGGCGGAGATGAAATTCTTCGACATGGTCAGCGATTACGACCGGTAA
- a CDS encoding ABC transporter substrate-binding protein translates to MMRPAHVPPTCHGSARPSRRKILLLAGLLALGSTAAARAEDSVHKIGVTVGSLGNPFFIAAIRGITQQAKALGPTAPVQSVSADYDIGKQASQVDSFIAAGNDLVMFNAVDYQAAAPLVRRLHDSGATVVAFDVGAPGADATITTNNVKAGEISCQYIVDRLHGHGDVVIVNGPPVTALSDRVKGCQSVFAKAPGIRLLSSTLDAKGSRDGGLAVGQSVMVRFDKVDAIFAVNDPTALGVELAARQAGRHDFFLASVDGSPDVEQEMRGGNTLIAATASQDPFAIATTATRIGFDIRAGRIKPGIVRLLAPSLITHDTIGGYKGWNAPHNS, encoded by the coding sequence ATGATGCGCCCAGCGCACGTCCCGCCGACCTGCCATGGATCGGCACGCCCGTCCCGCCGGAAGATCCTGCTGCTGGCGGGGCTGCTCGCCCTTGGTAGCACCGCCGCCGCGCGCGCGGAGGATTCGGTTCACAAGATCGGGGTCACCGTCGGCTCGCTCGGCAATCCGTTCTTCATCGCCGCCATCAGGGGTATTACGCAACAGGCCAAGGCCCTGGGTCCCACCGCGCCGGTGCAGAGCGTCTCGGCCGATTACGATATCGGCAAGCAGGCGTCGCAGGTCGATTCCTTCATCGCCGCCGGCAACGACCTGGTGATGTTCAACGCGGTGGACTACCAGGCCGCCGCCCCGCTGGTCCGTCGCCTGCATGACAGCGGCGCGACCGTGGTCGCCTTCGATGTCGGCGCGCCCGGCGCGGATGCGACGATCACCACCAACAACGTCAAGGCCGGCGAAATCTCGTGCCAGTATATCGTCGATCGCCTGCATGGGCACGGTGACGTGGTGATCGTCAACGGGCCGCCCGTCACCGCGCTGAGCGACCGCGTGAAGGGCTGCCAGTCGGTGTTCGCCAAGGCGCCGGGGATCAGGCTGCTGTCCTCCACGCTCGACGCCAAGGGCTCGCGCGACGGCGGACTGGCGGTGGGGCAGAGCGTGATGGTGCGCTTCGACAAGGTGGACGCGATCTTCGCGGTCAACGACCCGACCGCGCTGGGCGTCGAACTGGCGGCACGCCAGGCGGGACGGCACGATTTCTTCCTGGCCTCGGTCGACGGCTCGCCCGACGTGGAACAGGAAATGCGCGGCGGCAACACGCTGATCGCGGCCACGGCGTCGCAGGACCCGTTCGCCATCGCGACCACCGCCACCCGCATCGGGTTCGATATCCGGGCCGGACGGATCAAGCCGGGCATCGTCCGGCTGCTGGCCCCCAGCCTGATCACCCATGACACGATCGGCGGCTACAAGGGCTGGAACGCGCCGCACAATAGCTGA
- a CDS encoding acetate and sugar kinases/Hsc70/actin family protein, which produces MTPEIARPTLAVFDFGKTNAKLLVFGADGSILAERRTRAAWPVVDGVHVLDDAALLDWMREVLREAVASFDVNGIMITTHGCTFALLGEDALATPILDYEEIVPAEVEAAFARIRPPFSETATPAMERGFAFGKHIVWQEMRDPTLAARTRHILTLPQFWVWRLCGARVSEISSLGCHTHLWSPYRDDFSSLVDRRGWRGKMPPFREAGAIVGTMTLDVPGRGAVTLDVHNGVHDSNASLSHYRRVVPGGMTMVSTGTWVIVMNPDCPLDALVPERDMLANVSVRHEPVPTARFMGGREFDLIRGDGPADVTEARIASLVARGIFALPSFADGGPYPGQAGAFVDDAGRSVVPAPDERAALAALYVAAMTDLTLDLLRSTDAVVFDGGLAKVGAIPRLVAALRPAQAVLVGRNPEGTACGAAGLAYAALGLDPFRDERAARVAPFDPPGWREYVTRWRHLADQRTRSRTEPAAPAPDAPNKG; this is translated from the coding sequence GTGACCCCGGAAATCGCGCGCCCGACGCTGGCGGTATTCGATTTCGGCAAGACGAACGCCAAGCTGCTGGTGTTCGGCGCGGACGGATCGATCCTGGCCGAGCGGCGCACGCGCGCCGCCTGGCCGGTGGTGGACGGGGTGCATGTGCTGGACGACGCAGCCCTGCTGGACTGGATGCGGGAGGTGCTGCGCGAGGCCGTCGCGTCGTTCGATGTGAACGGTATCATGATCACCACCCATGGCTGCACCTTCGCCCTGCTGGGCGAGGACGCGCTGGCGACGCCGATCCTGGATTACGAGGAAATCGTGCCGGCGGAGGTCGAGGCCGCGTTCGCGCGCATCCGCCCGCCCTTCTCCGAAACCGCGACCCCGGCGATGGAGCGCGGCTTCGCGTTCGGCAAGCACATCGTCTGGCAGGAAATGCGCGACCCCACGCTGGCCGCGCGCACGCGCCATATCCTGACCCTGCCGCAATTCTGGGTGTGGCGGCTGTGCGGCGCGCGCGTGTCGGAAATCTCGTCCCTGGGCTGCCATACCCATCTGTGGTCGCCGTACAGGGACGATTTCTCGTCCCTGGTGGACCGGCGCGGATGGCGCGGCAAGATGCCGCCCTTCCGCGAGGCCGGCGCCATCGTCGGCACGATGACGCTGGACGTGCCCGGGCGCGGGGCGGTGACGCTGGACGTGCATAACGGGGTGCATGACAGCAACGCGTCGCTCAGCCACTACCGGCGCGTGGTGCCGGGCGGCATGACGATGGTGTCCACCGGGACGTGGGTCATCGTCATGAACCCCGACTGCCCGCTGGACGCGCTGGTACCGGAACGCGACATGCTGGCCAATGTCTCGGTACGGCATGAACCGGTTCCCACCGCGCGCTTCATGGGCGGCCGCGAATTCGACCTGATTCGCGGTGACGGCCCCGCCGACGTGACGGAGGCGCGCATCGCGTCCCTGGTGGCGCGCGGCATCTTCGCGCTGCCGTCCTTCGCCGATGGCGGCCCCTATCCCGGGCAGGCCGGCGCCTTCGTCGACGATGCGGGGCGCAGCGTCGTTCCCGCGCCCGACGAGCGCGCGGCGCTGGCGGCGCTGTATGTCGCCGCGATGACGGACCTGACGCTCGACCTGCTGCGCAGCACGGATGCCGTCGTCTTCGATGGCGGGCTGGCGAAGGTGGGCGCCATTCCGCGCCTGGTCGCCGCCTTGCGCCCGGCGCAGGCCGTGCTGGTCGGGCGCAACCCCGAGGGCACGGCCTGCGGCGCGGCGGGCCTGGCCTATGCCGCGCTGGGGCTGGACCCCTTCCGCGACGAACGGGCGGCCCGCGTGGCACCGTTCGACCCGCCCGGATGGCGGGAGTACGTCACCCGCTGGCGGCACCTGGCCGACCAGCGCACCAGGAGCCGGACCGAACCGGCCGCACCGGCGCCAGACGCGCCCAATAAAGGATAA
- a CDS encoding DeoR/GlpR family DNA-binding transcription regulator, with protein MTETERQRQIITMLETRPFATVRELIDMLSVSPATVRRDIEKLHEAGEARKVFGGVASLTAASRTHALPFAQSSDLAVDAKRAIAAMAADLCRDGDMVMVAGGSTCHQLGLRLAGRSIGLYTNSMPLAAALGTHGACQLSVAGGALHREPGILYDPQAAAPDFFASRLFLGAQGLGLEGVMESHPLLPVATRPMLERADDVIVLADSRKLSVRARFVSCPIDRVSTLITDDGVQEDDVRILEDAGVTVLVAPVAAWRADDKT; from the coding sequence GTGACCGAGACCGAACGCCAGCGCCAGATCATCACCATGCTCGAAACACGTCCCTTCGCGACCGTGCGGGAACTGATCGACATGCTGAGCGTGTCGCCGGCCACGGTGCGCCGCGATATCGAAAAGCTCCACGAGGCCGGCGAGGCGCGCAAGGTCTTTGGCGGCGTCGCGTCCCTGACCGCCGCGTCGCGGACCCACGCCCTGCCCTTCGCCCAGAGCAGCGACCTGGCCGTCGATGCCAAGCGGGCGATCGCGGCGATGGCGGCGGACCTGTGCCGCGACGGGGACATGGTCATGGTCGCGGGCGGATCGACCTGCCACCAGCTGGGCCTGCGCCTGGCCGGGCGGTCGATCGGGCTTTACACCAATTCGATGCCGCTGGCGGCGGCCCTGGGCACCCACGGCGCCTGTCAGCTTTCGGTGGCCGGCGGCGCCCTGCATCGCGAACCGGGCATCCTGTACGACCCGCAGGCTGCGGCGCCGGATTTCTTCGCGTCGCGCCTGTTCCTGGGCGCGCAGGGGCTGGGGCTGGAGGGGGTGATGGAATCGCACCCGCTGCTGCCGGTGGCCACGCGCCCGATGCTGGAACGCGCCGACGACGTGATCGTGCTGGCCGACAGCCGCAAACTGTCGGTGCGGGCACGCTTTGTTTCATGTCCGATCGACCGGGTGTCCACCCTGATCACCGATGACGGCGTGCAGGAGGATGATGTGCGTATTCTTGAAGATGCGGGCGTGACGGTCCTGGTCGCCCCCGTGGCCGCCTGGCGCGCGGACGACAAGACGTGA
- a CDS encoding class II aldolase/adducin family protein, translating to MVSHVRPDPALAPVPVADGLDALRRLSARLGADPRRTQGAGGNTSIKDGGTLWIKASGTWLAHALDRPIMVPVALAPLLDACRQGKPEAEKAAGFVVAQPGTPAAALRPSIETTVHAVIPWRVVIHLHCVETLAHAVRTDARARLAERLDGLRGVHWTLVPYIRPGLPLARAIMAARPFGERANVHILANHGLIVSARHGGPRRKTLLERVIAPLAVTPRAPPQADLADLAALAKGSAYRLPDDPAAHAIAMDPATLAVARGAPLYPDHVIFLGDRIDVADRGADPDGVPGDRPPRIAAPDAPPMRVMPGRGVLLRRDGWTVGMDAMARCLADVAARLSPTDPIRRLTATDIHALTHWEAETYRQALNKETQNRTTRNG from the coding sequence ATGGTGTCGCATGTTCGGCCGGACCCAGCGCTCGCCCCCGTTCCCGTCGCGGACGGGCTCGACGCGTTGCGCAGGCTGTCGGCGCGTCTGGGCGCGGACCCCCGGCGCACCCAGGGGGCGGGGGGCAATACCTCGATCAAGGACGGCGGCACGCTGTGGATCAAGGCGTCCGGCACATGGCTGGCCCATGCGCTGGACCGGCCGATCATGGTGCCGGTGGCGCTGGCCCCCCTGCTGGACGCCTGCCGGCAGGGCAAGCCGGAGGCCGAGAAGGCCGCCGGCTTCGTGGTGGCCCAGCCCGGCACGCCGGCGGCCGCCTTGCGGCCGTCGATCGAAACGACGGTCCATGCGGTGATCCCCTGGCGCGTGGTCATCCACCTGCATTGCGTGGAAACGCTCGCGCATGCCGTGCGCACCGATGCGCGCGCCCGGCTGGCGGAGCGGCTGGACGGGTTGCGGGGCGTGCACTGGACGCTGGTGCCCTATATCCGGCCGGGATTGCCGCTGGCGCGCGCGATCATGGCGGCGCGCCCGTTCGGGGAACGGGCGAATGTCCATATCCTGGCCAATCACGGGCTGATCGTCTCGGCCCGACACGGTGGCCCAAGGCGGAAAACGCTGCTGGAACGGGTGATCGCCCCCCTGGCCGTGACGCCGCGCGCCCCGCCGCAGGCGGACCTCGCGGACCTGGCCGCCCTGGCCAAAGGGTCGGCCTATCGCCTGCCGGACGACCCGGCCGCCCATGCCATCGCCATGGACCCCGCCACCCTGGCCGTGGCGCGGGGGGCGCCGCTCTACCCGGATCACGTCATCTTCCTGGGCGACCGGATCGACGTGGCCGATCGCGGGGCCGACCCCGATGGCGTCCCCGGGGACCGCCCGCCCCGGATCGCCGCGCCCGACGCGCCGCCGATGCGGGTCATGCCGGGCCGGGGCGTGCTGCTGCGGCGCGACGGCTGGACGGTAGGGATGGACGCCATGGCGCGCTGCCTGGCCGACGTGGCGGCCCGCCTGTCCCCCACCGACCCGATCCGCCGCCTGACCGCCACGGATATCCACGCCCTGACCCATTGGGAGGCGGAGACCTACCGCCAGGCCCTGAACAAAGAGACCCAGAACAGGACCACCCGCAATGGTTGA
- a CDS encoding FGGY-family carbohydrate kinase, producing the protein MVEAAALGIDLGTSGVRAAVLDARGNVLAVEGARFAALGAADAPAVWWQALADTLGTLRARLPLDGVRSVTVDGTSGTLVAIDQAGSVIGPASMYHARAADAAVLARIDDLAPPDSPARGAGSPLARAVDMARRPGVRAILHQADWIAGRLRGRFGATDANNALKTGADPDALAWPDWVGGAGLAPGLLPAIHLPGTPLGPVGAEAAALGLPPGAVVHAGTTDGCASFLATGADRAGDAVTALGSTLVVKLLSDVKVDAAAYGIYSHRIGGRYLVGGASNTGGAVLLALFGADRLAALTAALRPDRPTGLEYYPLLRPGERFPVSDPAFPPRLEPRPADDGVFFQGVLEGMAMIEATGYARLEQLGATTLRSVRTVGGGAANAGWTALRQARIGVPFLPSVSEDACVGAARLGLFGGLSEGKAA; encoded by the coding sequence ATGGTTGAGGCCGCGGCGCTGGGGATCGACCTGGGCACGTCGGGCGTGCGCGCGGCGGTGCTGGATGCGCGGGGGAACGTGCTGGCCGTGGAGGGCGCGCGGTTCGCGGCCCTGGGGGCGGCCGATGCGCCGGCCGTCTGGTGGCAGGCGCTGGCCGATACGCTCGGCACGCTGCGGGCACGGCTGCCGCTGGACGGCGTGCGGTCGGTCACCGTGGACGGTACCTCCGGCACGCTGGTCGCCATCGACCAGGCCGGGTCCGTGATCGGCCCGGCCTCCATGTATCACGCGCGGGCCGCCGATGCCGCCGTGCTGGCGCGGATCGACGACCTGGCGCCCCCCGACAGCCCGGCGCGGGGCGCGGGCTCGCCGCTGGCGCGGGCGGTGGACATGGCGCGTCGTCCCGGCGTACGCGCCATCCTGCACCAGGCCGACTGGATTGCCGGCCGCCTGCGCGGGCGCTTCGGCGCGACCGACGCCAACAACGCGCTCAAGACCGGCGCGGACCCGGACGCGCTGGCCTGGCCGGACTGGGTGGGCGGGGCCGGGCTGGCGCCGGGGCTGCTGCCCGCCATCCACCTGCCGGGCACGCCGCTGGGGCCGGTGGGGGCCGAGGCCGCGGCGCTGGGCCTGCCGCCCGGTGCCGTCGTCCATGCGGGCACGACGGACGGGTGCGCCTCGTTCCTGGCCACGGGGGCCGACCGGGCCGGGGACGCGGTGACGGCGCTGGGGTCCACCCTGGTGGTCAAGCTGCTGTCGGACGTGAAGGTCGACGCGGCCGCCTACGGCATCTACAGCCACCGGATCGGCGGCCGGTATCTGGTGGGCGGGGCGTCCAACACCGGGGGGGCGGTCCTGCTGGCGCTGTTCGGCGCCGACCGGCTGGCCGCCCTGACGGCGGCGCTGCGGCCCGACAGGCCGACGGGGCTGGAGTATTATCCGCTGCTGCGCCCGGGCGAACGCTTCCCGGTCAGCGACCCGGCGTTCCCGCCCCGGCTGGAACCGCGCCCGGCCGATGACGGGGTGTTCTTCCAGGGCGTGCTGGAAGGCATGGCGATGATCGAGGCCACGGGGTACGCCCGGCTGGAACAGTTGGGCGCGACGACGCTGCGCTCGGTCCGCACGGTCGGCGGCGGTGCGGCGAACGCGGGCTGGACCGCCCTGCGCCAGGCCAGGATCGGGGTGCCGTTCTTGCCCAGCGTGTCCGAGGACGCATGCGTGGGCGCGGCGCGTCTGGGTCTGTTCGGGGGCCTGTCCGAGGGGAAGGCGGCATGA